From a single Calothrix sp. NIES-2098 genomic region:
- a CDS encoding transposase-like Mu, whose product MPRKPTKEAFPALEIKEAVSKEEEQTKYLLVNEDSSDYAKKVELIDAIRQAPNKAARRDAIANAAKVLGKSTRTIKRMIEKVEQVGVATLAVGRKDKGQYRISKDWHDFIVSLYEWGHRDGSRINHNQIFGYLKALASKGEELKDKKYNEKFKGYSQAREDLIVGQHPSHVTVYKIINCYLEEKNKRVRHPGSPIEGQIIQTTEGILEITHSNHIWQIDHTKLDILLVDEEFRKVIGRAYITLVMDSYSGCVTGFHLGLEPAGSHEVALALRHAILPKHYETDYELQETWEIYGIPEYVVTDRAKEFKSEHLKQISLQLDFVRRLRAFPQAGGLIESIFDKINKEILSLYGGYTGSSIEERPPEAERTACLTLDDLEKILVRYFVDHYNHHNYPRVKNQKRIERWKSGFLLEEPEIINERELDICLMKVAIRNVEKYGSVNFQGWVYQGDCLLNYEGKQVSLRYDKRNITSILAYSRPINGEPGEYLGVIQARDCERERMSLGELNYIKKKLRDEGKEVDNSSILNERLSRFEDVEQSRKERRRHLRKKAQQKHEVKSNKSTVVELFPENVTVQEITNSPENLTSAFDVDSQNIVNSIDKQVTQSKPDTNQTAKGRRRPRVGVQDWNQFMKDNW is encoded by the coding sequence ATGCCTAGGAAGCCTACGAAGGAAGCCTTTCCAGCATTGGAGATTAAGGAAGCGGTAAGTAAGGAAGAAGAACAAACAAAATACCTGCTAGTTAACGAAGATTCATCAGATTATGCCAAAAAGGTGGAATTAATAGATGCCATCCGCCAAGCACCTAACAAGGCGGCTCGTAGGGATGCGATCGCAAATGCAGCGAAAGTTCTGGGAAAAAGCACTCGAACTATTAAACGCATGATAGAGAAAGTTGAACAGGTAGGGGTTGCGACTCTAGCTGTTGGCCGCAAGGATAAGGGACAATATCGCATTTCTAAGGATTGGCATGATTTTATTGTGAGCCTTTATGAATGGGGACACAGGGATGGTTCTCGGATTAATCACAATCAGATTTTTGGCTATTTAAAAGCTTTAGCTTCTAAAGGAGAGGAACTAAAAGACAAGAAATATAATGAAAAATTTAAGGGATATTCTCAAGCACGGGAAGACTTAATAGTAGGACAGCATCCTTCTCATGTCACTGTTTATAAAATAATAAATTGTTATCTTGAAGAAAAAAATAAGAGAGTACGTCATCCTGGCTCGCCCATAGAAGGGCAAATTATTCAAACAACTGAAGGTATTTTAGAAATCACACACAGCAACCACATTTGGCAAATAGACCATACAAAATTAGATATTTTGTTGGTTGATGAGGAATTTAGAAAAGTTATTGGTCGTGCATACATCACCTTGGTAATGGATAGCTACTCTGGTTGTGTTACAGGTTTTCATCTTGGTTTGGAACCTGCTGGCTCACATGAAGTTGCTTTGGCTCTGCGTCATGCAATTCTACCAAAGCACTACGAAACAGACTATGAGCTTCAAGAAACATGGGAGATTTATGGAATTCCTGAATATGTAGTGACAGACCGTGCAAAGGAATTTAAGTCAGAACATTTAAAACAAATTTCACTACAATTAGATTTTGTACGACGTTTGCGTGCTTTTCCCCAAGCAGGTGGCTTAATTGAGTCGATATTTGACAAAATTAATAAAGAAATTTTGTCATTATATGGTGGATACACTGGTTCCAGTATTGAAGAACGTCCTCCAGAAGCGGAAAGAACTGCCTGTTTGACATTGGATGATTTAGAAAAAATATTGGTGAGATATTTTGTAGACCACTATAATCACCACAATTATCCAAGGGTAAAAAATCAAAAACGAATTGAGAGATGGAAATCAGGATTTTTACTAGAAGAACCTGAAATTATCAATGAACGTGAACTAGACATTTGTTTAATGAAAGTTGCGATACGCAATGTAGAAAAATATGGTTCTGTCAACTTTCAGGGTTGGGTATACCAAGGAGACTGCTTGTTAAATTATGAAGGGAAGCAAGTTTCTTTGAGATATGACAAGCGAAATATTACAAGTATTCTTGCTTATAGTCGCCCTATTAACGGTGAGCCAGGAGAGTATCTTGGTGTTATACAAGCTAGAGATTGCGAAAGAGAAAGGATGTCTCTAGGTGAATTAAATTATATAAAGAAAAAATTGCGTGATGAGGGTAAAGAAGTTGATAACTCTTCTATTTTGAACGAGCGGTTGTCTAGATTCGAGGATGTTGAACAAAGCCGCAAGGAGAGACGCAGACACCTTCGGAAAAAAGCTCAACAGAAACATGAGGTTAAGTCAAACAAATCAACAGTAGTCGAATTATTTCCCGAAAATGTAACAGTACAGGAAATAACAAACTCACCAGAA
- a CDS encoding FAD-dependent pyridine nucleotide-disulfide oxidoreductase → MLLLKDEGGVEMETADLIVIGSGQGGIPFAADFAKAGHKVVLFERDALGGSCVNYGCTPSKAFLAAAHAAGRARQAAKLGIHTQVQVDFPRVMERVRGIRDRFNQGVSQRLEDAGVQVVCAEASFSGERIVTGKDVTVESPLVVINTGTSSAIPDIPGLAGTPYLTNRNFFDLKKLPQRLLVIGAGYIGLELGQGLARLGSETHLIVRGDRVLAQEEADVSQTLAEALQQDGISLHFQVNVEQVDYNNNIFTLTLSNGEILEGEALMVVIGRKPNTDALNVAAAGVELDKKGFIKINDQFQTTTPGIYAIGDAAGQPAFTHVSWEDYRRLKAILCGEQRTRSDRVLGYAVYTEPQVGRVGMTLEQATKRGINARAVTLPVAQIARGIEWGHDLGFYRMVIDRDTDKILGATLVGYETAELVHVFLSLMEMDATWQVLEQSVHIHPTYGEALPSLARLLIED, encoded by the coding sequence TTGCTGTTACTCAAAGATGAGGGGGGTGTAGAGATGGAAACCGCAGATTTAATTGTCATTGGTAGCGGACAAGGTGGCATTCCTTTCGCCGCAGATTTTGCCAAAGCGGGACATAAAGTTGTGCTGTTTGAACGAGATGCGTTAGGTGGTAGTTGCGTTAACTATGGATGTACTCCTTCCAAAGCGTTTTTAGCCGCTGCCCATGCCGCAGGCCGCGCCCGTCAAGCTGCCAAACTGGGGATTCACACTCAGGTTCAGGTTGACTTTCCTAGAGTGATGGAGCGAGTTCGAGGTATTCGCGATCGCTTTAATCAAGGGGTTAGTCAGCGTTTAGAGGATGCTGGAGTGCAAGTAGTTTGCGCTGAAGCCTCATTCAGTGGAGAACGCATCGTCACAGGCAAAGATGTCACTGTTGAATCACCACTGGTTGTCATCAATACTGGTACATCTTCAGCGATCCCAGATATACCTGGTTTAGCTGGCACTCCCTATCTCACCAATCGCAACTTCTTTGATTTAAAGAAACTACCGCAGCGTTTACTAGTGATTGGTGCAGGTTATATTGGGTTGGAATTGGGACAAGGGTTAGCTCGTTTAGGAAGTGAAACTCATCTCATTGTGCGCGGCGATCGCGTGTTGGCACAAGAAGAAGCAGATGTTAGTCAAACCTTGGCAGAAGCATTACAGCAAGATGGCATTTCTCTGCACTTTCAGGTCAATGTAGAACAAGTTGACTACAACAATAATATATTCACGCTCACCCTGAGTAACGGCGAAATCCTGGAGGGTGAGGCTTTAATGGTGGTAATTGGGCGCAAACCAAACACAGATGCATTGAATGTTGCAGCCGCAGGAGTAGAACTGGATAAAAAAGGCTTTATCAAAATCAACGACCAATTTCAGACAACAACTCCAGGAATTTACGCCATCGGAGATGCTGCTGGACAACCTGCCTTTACCCATGTTTCTTGGGAAGATTATCGTCGCTTGAAAGCTATTTTATGTGGAGAACAACGCACCCGAAGCGATCGCGTTCTCGGTTATGCGGTGTATACGGAACCACAAGTGGGAAGAGTTGGGATGACGCTAGAACAAGCAACCAAGCGGGGTATTAACGCCCGTGCTGTCACCCTACCAGTGGCTCAGATTGCCCGTGGGATTGAATGGGGACATGACTTGGGGTTTTACCGCATGGTAATCGATCGCGATACCGACAAAATCTTAGGCGCAACCCTGGTTGGCTATGAAACAGCAGAATTAGTGCATGTGTTTTTATCGCTGATGGAAATGGATGCAACTTGGCAGGTGTTAGAACAATCAGTGCATATCCACCCGACCTATGGCGAGGCATTACCCAGTCTGGCACGACTCCTGATTGAAGATTGA
- a CDS encoding PEBP family protein: MALNIKDLRIHSPAFTSNEHIPKQYTSDGENISPPLQWSGLPAGTKQLALICHDPDAPLPQGFTHWLVYGIPPTANQIAQGDGSKFTEGMNSANQPGYTGPAPPKGHGLHHYYFWLYALDAALDFKPNMNREQLLNAIADHVIEQARLVGLYER, encoded by the coding sequence ATGGCGTTAAATATTAAGGATTTAAGAATTCACAGCCCTGCATTCACTTCTAATGAACATATCCCGAAACAGTATACCAGTGACGGTGAAAACATCTCACCGCCGCTGCAATGGAGTGGACTGCCAGCCGGAACCAAACAACTAGCACTCATCTGCCATGACCCGGATGCGCCTCTGCCACAGGGTTTTACTCACTGGCTGGTCTATGGCATTCCCCCAACAGCGAACCAGATTGCTCAGGGGGATGGTAGTAAATTTACTGAAGGTATGAACAGTGCTAATCAGCCAGGATATACCGGGCCTGCTCCACCAAAAGGGCATGGGCTGCACCATTACTATTTCTGGTTGTATGCCCTAGATGCAGCGCTCGATTTTAAACCAAATATGAACCGCGAGCAACTACTTAATGCGATCGCTGACCATGTGATTGAGCAAGCGCGGTTGGTTGGACTGTATGAACGGTGA
- a CDS encoding major royal jelly protein translates to MVSQLQKLPTDESLGTLESVAQFDGAMPTGVTVSHQGRIFVNFPKWGDDVGFTVAEIRDGRPVAYPNEAINRTHPDNLAQTLISVQSVVVDPSDRLWILDTGSPMFQPTHYGGPKLVCVDLTSNQVIKTILFPQDVALPTTYLNDVRFDLRRGAEGMAFITDSSGQGANGIIVVDLASGESWRKLHDHYSTKAEEPSSFLPVVEGRPFMERQPDGSTKPVKMGSDGIAISADGSRLYYCPLSSRRLYSVAVDALVDRALNDRAVAATVIDEGDKGGGADGLESDAAGCIYATNYEHNAILRRHPDGAWETVVHDPRLLWPDTLCVATDGYLYVTANQLHRQARYQKGRDLRQKPYSLFRIRINAQPVLLR, encoded by the coding sequence ATGGTCAGTCAGTTACAAAAGCTTCCAACAGACGAATCATTAGGCACGCTGGAATCTGTTGCCCAGTTTGATGGTGCTATGCCTACGGGTGTAACGGTATCTCATCAGGGACGCATCTTTGTCAATTTTCCTAAGTGGGGCGATGATGTTGGCTTTACAGTGGCAGAAATCCGAGATGGTCGTCCGGTGGCTTATCCCAATGAGGCAATCAATCGCACGCACCCAGATAACCTTGCCCAAACGCTAATATCTGTGCAAAGTGTTGTGGTTGACCCTAGCGATCGCCTGTGGATTCTCGATACTGGTAGCCCGATGTTCCAACCGACGCACTACGGCGGGCCTAAGCTGGTTTGTGTCGATCTAACAAGCAATCAAGTTATCAAAACGATTCTTTTTCCCCAAGATGTAGCGTTGCCAACAACCTACCTTAACGATGTCCGGTTTGACTTGCGGCGCGGTGCTGAGGGCATGGCGTTCATCACCGATTCTTCAGGTCAAGGCGCGAACGGGATTATTGTCGTGGATTTGGCATCGGGTGAAAGCTGGCGTAAGCTGCACGATCATTATTCCACCAAAGCTGAGGAGCCATCAAGCTTTCTCCCTGTAGTTGAGGGTCGCCCATTCATGGAACGTCAGCCAGATGGCTCAACTAAACCTGTCAAAATGGGGTCAGACGGCATTGCCATTAGTGCAGATGGATCGCGCTTATATTATTGTCCGCTTAGTAGCCGTCGTCTCTACAGTGTTGCAGTTGATGCTTTAGTGGATCGAGCGCTTAACGATCGCGCCGTCGCCGCAACGGTAATTGATGAAGGAGATAAAGGCGGCGGTGCAGATGGACTCGAATCGGATGCAGCTGGATGTATTTATGCGACGAACTACGAACACAATGCGATTTTACGTCGCCATCCTGATGGAGCTTGGGAAACGGTAGTACACGATCCTCGCCTGCTTTGGCCTGATACCCTTTGTGTAGCAACAGACGGTTATCTTTATGTCACAGCCAACCAGTTACACCGTCAAGCACGCTACCAAAAAGGACGCGATTTACGTCAGAAGCCTTATAGCCTCTTCCGCATTCGCATTAATGCTCAACCTGTGCTGCTGCGATGA
- a CDS encoding Na-Ca exchanger/integrin-beta4, giving the protein MIINGTANQDELYAQNNDQLFGFEGDDILDSTNGQGNNLLDGGSGNDQLLGNNNDTLKGGIGEDSLFAVGSLGFNTLEGGEDNDRLFVVEGSNNKLDGGGGEDRLVVSDGTGYNRLFGGSGNDFLDASNPTGNNNLDGGEGDDFLIGGLASDRLFGGAGDDSLFAGIKGSQFTGGTGLDRFYITSAAVPDVPVEVFDFTKSQDKVVIAGIPEVKRFQDLKLEQIVVNGQPGPDTSIKATINGELKELGILRNVQANNLTADDFDFVVNTFAITNASAVEGQAIAFTVTRSKDVQSEQSVTVSTSIATGDTASNNDVTAKTETLIFKQGETSKIFNVQTTQDSLFEADETFTVSLSNPSNEAIVSSTNATAIGTITNDDLAPIFAIADASGVEGGAIAFTITRTGDAQAEESLTVSTSINTGDTASNDDFTAKTETLTFKQGETNKTYRVQTTTDSLVEGNETFSVSLSNPTNGATISPTNGKAKGTITDVSGGIDVGVTITQTDGSTKVTEGGAGDRYSVVLKSKPQADVTIAINTGKQIKASAKTLTFTAQNWNVEQEVTVTAVDDAIVEGNHSDTIQHTATSTDANYNGIAIGSVGVSITDNDIPLAKSADNDVFTIKGDGDQARLQVTLTGNSSKLVNELGVYVVDDAQGKINGIAPGAAGYTQAALERARVIFSAIVNRPNGFNSNDLKSLLEFNSGENLRFYLVKNSTIDAVKSGISAITDVLFSSAATQKITDLGSDGFSLAWQDGSGNSTNSFQDLVVKIQTTNDPLSLGTNLQSQPQGELIDLRGLKKQVKADFVVNREAAFDNFVGFYQAIDENGGIDTNNDGKADILPGQAGYTQAAIRGRVAGIDLRVSNQGTATYSGTFQPGAIFVPFIIINGRPDAVIDTNPNNDPAVYFPFLGANPDKTDHLRLLGNNIFGFEDLTNGGDRDFNDVVVKINLSIA; this is encoded by the coding sequence ATGATTATTAACGGAACTGCAAATCAAGATGAGTTATACGCTCAAAACAACGATCAATTATTTGGTTTTGAGGGAGATGACATACTAGATTCTACCAACGGTCAAGGCAATAATCTACTTGATGGTGGTTCTGGTAATGACCAGCTTTTGGGCAACAATAACGATACTTTAAAAGGTGGTATTGGCGAAGATAGTTTATTTGCTGTCGGGAGTTTAGGTTTCAATACCCTTGAAGGCGGCGAAGATAACGATCGCCTATTTGTAGTAGAGGGTAGTAATAACAAACTCGATGGTGGAGGCGGAGAAGATCGGCTTGTTGTTTCTGATGGAACTGGTTACAACAGGTTATTTGGTGGCTCTGGTAATGACTTTCTCGATGCATCTAATCCTACAGGTAACAACAACCTTGATGGAGGCGAAGGTGACGATTTCCTGATTGGCGGATTGGCTAGCGATCGCTTATTTGGTGGTGCTGGTGATGATTCCCTCTTTGCTGGTATCAAAGGTAGCCAATTTACAGGCGGTACTGGTCTAGACCGCTTCTATATTACTAGTGCCGCCGTTCCTGATGTGCCTGTAGAAGTATTTGATTTTACTAAAAGTCAAGATAAAGTTGTCATTGCTGGAATCCCAGAGGTGAAGAGATTCCAAGATTTGAAATTAGAGCAAATCGTGGTAAATGGTCAACCAGGCCCGGATACATCAATCAAAGCCACCATCAATGGAGAATTAAAAGAATTAGGGATTTTAAGAAATGTCCAAGCTAATAATCTGACAGCAGATGACTTCGACTTTGTAGTTAATACTTTCGCGATTACTAACGCTTCAGCCGTTGAAGGTCAGGCGATCGCATTCACTGTTACTCGCAGCAAAGATGTGCAATCTGAGCAAAGCGTTACTGTATCGACATCGATAGCTACAGGAGATACAGCCAGTAACAATGATGTGACAGCGAAAACTGAGACTCTCATCTTTAAACAGGGAGAGACGAGTAAAATATTTAACGTTCAGACGACTCAAGACTCCTTATTTGAAGCTGATGAAACTTTCACCGTCAGTTTGAGCAATCCCTCAAATGAAGCGATCGTCAGTTCCACTAACGCTACAGCGATAGGAACTATTACTAACGATGACCTAGCACCGATATTTGCGATCGCAGATGCTTCTGGAGTGGAAGGAGGTGCGATCGCATTTACCATCACTCGTACAGGAGATGCTCAAGCGGAAGAAAGTCTCACTGTATCTACATCTATAAATACAGGCGATACAGCTAGTAACGATGACTTTACAGCCAAAACTGAGACTCTTACCTTTAAGCAAGGAGAGACTAATAAAACCTATCGCGTTCAGACAACGACCGATTCCTTAGTAGAAGGAAATGAAACTTTCAGCGTCAGTTTAAGCAATCCCACAAATGGAGCAACTATCAGTCCGACTAACGGTAAAGCTAAAGGAACTATTACTGATGTAAGTGGTGGTATTGATGTAGGTGTAACTATCACCCAGACTGATGGTAGTACTAAAGTGACCGAAGGTGGTGCAGGCGATCGCTATTCTGTTGTACTCAAGAGCAAACCACAGGCTGATGTTACGATTGCGATTAACACTGGAAAGCAAATCAAAGCTAGTGCCAAGACTCTGACTTTCACCGCACAGAACTGGAATGTCGAACAAGAGGTGACGGTAACAGCAGTAGATGATGCGATCGTCGAAGGGAATCACAGCGATACTATCCAACATACAGCTACAAGTACTGATGCCAACTATAATGGCATTGCTATTGGGTCTGTAGGTGTGAGCATTACTGATAACGATATCCCCTTAGCCAAGAGTGCTGATAATGATGTCTTCACCATTAAAGGTGATGGCGATCAGGCCAGACTGCAAGTTACTCTCACCGGAAATAGTTCTAAATTGGTGAATGAGCTGGGAGTATATGTTGTTGATGATGCTCAAGGTAAGATTAACGGTATTGCGCCAGGTGCAGCAGGTTATACTCAAGCAGCTTTAGAGCGTGCTAGAGTGATTTTCTCTGCGATCGTTAATCGTCCTAATGGATTTAATAGCAACGATCTCAAAAGTCTGTTGGAATTTAATTCTGGTGAGAATTTGAGATTCTATTTAGTAAAAAATAGTACGATTGATGCGGTAAAATCTGGAATCTCTGCAATTACAGACGTACTATTTTCTAGTGCAGCAACACAGAAAATTACAGATTTAGGATCTGATGGATTTTCTTTAGCTTGGCAGGATGGTTCGGGAAATAGTACTAATAGCTTCCAAGATTTAGTAGTGAAGATTCAGACCACAAATGACCCATTATCTTTAGGTACAAATCTGCAAAGTCAGCCACAGGGAGAATTGATTGATTTACGAGGTCTGAAAAAACAAGTTAAAGCTGACTTTGTAGTAAATAGAGAAGCAGCTTTCGACAACTTTGTTGGCTTCTATCAGGCGATTGATGAGAATGGTGGAATTGACACTAATAATGATGGCAAAGCAGATATTCTCCCAGGACAAGCTGGTTATACTCAAGCTGCGATTCGCGGACGTGTTGCGGGAATTGACTTGAGAGTTAGTAACCAAGGTACTGCAACTTACAGTGGCACTTTTCAACCAGGTGCTATCTTCGTGCCATTTATCATTATTAATGGCAGACCTGATGCAGTTATTGATACAAATCCTAACAACGATCCAGCAGTTTACTTTCCTTTCTTAGGTGCTAACCCTGACAAAACCGATCATCTTCGCCTATTAGGTAATAACATCTTTGGCTTTGAGGATTTAACAAATGGTGGCGATCGAGATTTCAACGATGTCGTTGTCAAAATCAATTTGAGTATTGCGTAA